The following proteins come from a genomic window of Paenibacillus sp. CAA11:
- a CDS encoding carbohydrate ABC transporter permease → MKVKQEKYYRSFQVGAYLIITLIALLCLFPFLLIISASLTQNESIVRDGYHLLPQAWSLEGYRMVFRFPEQVLRAYGVTIMTTVLGTLGGLFLITMAGYVLQRKDFKYRNVFSFYIYFTTLFGGGLVPWYIMITKYLQLTDTYAVLILPGLMTPFLVILMKNFIRSAVPEELIESAKIDGAGDFRIYYRIVLQLSMPGIATVGLFLALAYWNDWFTSSLFINDQSKFQLQYYLYNVMNAMQFVNQMGAGSGVSLGTDIPTESTKMAMAIVVTGPILFLYPFVQRYFVKGLTIGAVKG, encoded by the coding sequence ATGAAGGTGAAGCAAGAGAAGTACTACAGGTCCTTTCAGGTGGGGGCCTACCTGATCATCACGCTCATTGCACTCCTATGCCTGTTCCCGTTCCTGCTGATTATATCCGCTTCACTGACGCAGAATGAATCCATCGTTCGGGACGGTTATCATCTTCTGCCCCAGGCCTGGTCCCTGGAAGGCTACAGGATGGTATTCCGCTTTCCTGAGCAGGTGCTGAGAGCTTATGGGGTTACTATTATGACCACGGTGCTGGGAACGCTTGGCGGCCTGTTTCTGATTACCATGGCAGGCTATGTGCTGCAGCGCAAGGATTTTAAATACCGCAATGTATTTTCCTTCTATATTTACTTCACCACGCTCTTTGGCGGCGGCCTGGTTCCCTGGTACATCATGATCACCAAATATCTGCAGTTGACCGATACGTATGCCGTGCTGATTTTGCCAGGGCTGATGACACCCTTTCTGGTGATCCTTATGAAGAATTTTATCCGATCGGCCGTTCCTGAAGAGCTTATTGAGTCTGCCAAGATCGATGGGGCGGGGGACTTTCGGATTTATTATAGGATCGTGCTCCAGCTGTCTATGCCGGGTATTGCGACCGTCGGCCTGTTCCTGGCGCTTGCTTACTGGAATGACTGGTTCACCTCATCCTTATTTATTAACGATCAGAGTAAATTCCAGCTTCAATACTATCTCTACAACGTGATGAATGCGATGCAGTTCGTGAATCAGATGGGGGCTGGCTCGGGGGTATCTCTGGGAACCGACATCCCTACAGAATCGACCAAGATGGCGATGGCCATCGTGGTGACAGGCCCTATTCTGTTCCTTTATCCGTTTGTGCAGCGTTATTTTGTAAAGGGCTTAACGATTGGGGCAGTCAAAGGATAG
- a CDS encoding helix-turn-helix domain-containing protein, protein MREFQLSKNRKLYVMILLSLTLCIVLTLVLSSYIYFVNYQRIQLKQVYQSDLSDLTKTSREIIGTTESAQALSFQIYRNATISKLMFYTKPSVYDTTATMLELSNYLNSMPFIDSIYIYNAKSSQYYVASAKGESGTFGRYELEDASIAEVLDNFQQYKPFTPIPRTVHNSRQGSFGVYSYLCFDAISSDQSLNSAVVVNISADWINHNMAGEMDPTAGVTYIMDNNGRLFSGPNLTPYPLDSAFQTYINEHVRGQETSGYHTANLKDAKHLITYTAPDTLGWQYVRITPYTLVMEKIRSIRTTTLILASIILLAGLLLSLLVSRVLYGPIRQIMRQSEQLACEKRDSLYTLKQNLLRDLVQGVGTPLARRDPGQLKQVGITFNFHAPYRLVLLQLDQASTFKQTHSQDALLYQFAVMNIASEILSPAYHVETVDLSDEGVLLLLNLKDSLLIKQMDNAQLLALLQQVQQAASEYLKLSLSGTYSPVTAQASKLPMLLREVKQAARQRFCLGHGSLIDAEEVQAACSASYVFPLEQEKRMLEALMSGKALPAKQLFTEIMMEAAQRGYPAAQTAAAHLGSTIHSALMTARRNSPLEFELDEEEHLLPQMEQYATAAEFIGAFHRFFDKIIHHLAEKRGSKQEDLVRRIERIIEEDYTNVNLSVNWIASLLGMSPVYISRIYKQHTARTIIDRIAATRLEHAKKLLITGDSSIAEIAESIGYTNSSYFYRMFKKHLGVTPTEYRRSHTLGSS, encoded by the coding sequence CCTTACGCTATGCATTGTTCTTACTCTTGTGCTGTCCTCTTATATTTATTTTGTGAACTACCAGCGTATCCAGTTGAAACAGGTATACCAGTCTGACTTGAGCGATCTAACCAAAACGAGCAGAGAGATCATCGGAACCACGGAGAGTGCGCAGGCTCTTTCTTTCCAGATTTACAGAAATGCAACGATCTCCAAGCTGATGTTCTATACGAAGCCGTCGGTATATGATACTACGGCTACTATGCTGGAGCTGTCCAATTATTTGAACTCTATGCCCTTTATCGACTCCATCTATATTTACAATGCCAAGAGCAGCCAATACTATGTAGCCTCTGCCAAGGGCGAATCCGGCACGTTTGGACGTTATGAGCTGGAGGATGCCAGCATCGCTGAGGTTCTGGATAATTTCCAGCAATATAAGCCATTCACCCCGATCCCAAGAACGGTACATAATTCAAGACAAGGCAGCTTCGGGGTTTATTCCTATCTGTGCTTTGATGCCATCAGTTCGGATCAGAGCCTGAACTCCGCAGTCGTGGTGAACATCTCAGCAGACTGGATCAACCATAACATGGCGGGAGAAATGGATCCCACGGCAGGCGTCACCTACATCATGGACAATAACGGTAGACTCTTCTCCGGCCCAAACTTAACGCCTTATCCTCTGGATTCTGCATTTCAAACCTATATTAATGAACATGTCCGCGGGCAGGAGACCTCCGGATACCATACCGCCAACCTGAAAGACGCCAAGCACCTAATCACCTATACGGCACCTGATACCTTAGGCTGGCAATATGTTCGCATTACTCCCTACACCTTGGTGATGGAGAAGATCCGCAGCATTCGGACTACAACGCTGATACTTGCCTCTATCATCCTATTGGCCGGTCTCCTTCTGTCTCTCCTTGTCTCACGCGTGCTGTATGGGCCGATCCGCCAAATTATGCGCCAGTCCGAACAGCTTGCCTGTGAGAAGCGGGACAGCCTCTATACGCTCAAGCAGAATTTGCTCCGCGACCTTGTTCAAGGGGTAGGGACGCCTCTAGCGAGGCGAGACCCCGGGCAGCTGAAGCAGGTAGGGATCACCTTTAACTTTCATGCCCCCTATCGGCTGGTACTGCTGCAACTAGATCAAGCGAGCACCTTCAAGCAGACTCACAGCCAGGATGCTCTGCTCTACCAGTTTGCGGTGATGAACATCGCGAGCGAGATTCTCTCACCGGCTTATCATGTCGAGACCGTGGACCTGTCAGATGAAGGGGTCCTCCTCCTGTTAAATCTGAAGGACTCCCTGCTCATCAAGCAGATGGATAACGCCCAGCTGCTTGCCTTGCTGCAGCAAGTACAGCAGGCCGCGTCTGAATACCTGAAGCTTAGCCTGTCCGGTACCTACAGTCCCGTTACAGCTCAAGCCTCGAAGCTGCCTATGCTCCTTAGGGAAGTTAAGCAAGCGGCCCGCCAGCGGTTTTGCCTGGGTCACGGTTCCTTGATTGATGCAGAAGAAGTGCAGGCTGCCTGCTCCGCGAGCTATGTATTTCCACTTGAACAAGAGAAGAGAATGCTGGAGGCGCTGATGAGCGGAAAAGCCTTACCTGCCAAGCAGCTGTTCACAGAAATTATGATGGAAGCCGCACAAAGAGGCTATCCTGCAGCTCAAACGGCAGCTGCCCACCTCGGCTCAACCATTCACTCCGCCCTGATGACCGCCAGGAGAAACAGTCCGCTGGAATTTGAGCTGGACGAGGAGGAGCATCTGCTTCCACAAATGGAGCAGTATGCGACAGCAGCTGAATTTATCGGCGCCTTCCATCGGTTCTTCGATAAGATCATTCACCACCTTGCCGAGAAGCGCGGCAGCAAGCAGGAAGACTTAGTGCGAAGAATTGAGCGGATCATTGAGGAGGACTACACAAATGTGAATTTGTCCGTCAACTGGATTGCCAGCCTCTTAGGCATGTCTCCGGTCTATATCAGCAGAATCTACAAACAGCATACGGCGAGGACGATCATCGACCGGATCGCAGCCACACGCCTGGAGCACGCCAAAAAGCTGCTCATTACAGGCGACAGCTCCATTGCAGAAATTGCAGAGTCTATAGGTTACACCAACAGCTCTTATTTCTACCGGATGTTCAAGAAACACCTCGGCGTCACTCCCACGGAATATCGCCGTTCTCATACCCTCGGCTCCTCCTAA
- a CDS encoding ABC transporter substrate-binding protein — MRKRTGRLMALAMAVLLTASVLTGCGGANNTPISADGESTGASGKTTDNGLDISKKVTLQFYMLGDAPKDLPVIEEEINKLAERDLNAKVKFNYTSWTDWDQKYKLLLSSGQPVDLIFTADWTGFQSYAKKGAFQPLDELLPKASPKLYEYVPKDMWEAVKVDGKTYTVPATYKEYVTNGFVYREDLRKKYNLPVPKDIPSYEAYMDGIKANEPDMMALATTSDPSRNLMDQFREISHNPIGGPLPYGIGIKYDQPGEVYSYWGSEEQIEDLKTVKRWAEKGFFPKNVLNQKDTMQDQLTSGKAASILGDNPTRFNDAVIKLATTHPDWELGYYPYPLTRGFASPVHPIHNGFAVPKSSKNPERALAFYEKLVTDKEYNWLTEYGIEGKNFEVDQDGYYKMLGDKNSNGFAREGMNGWAWRNPEYMLFDKTFDRVKEIFAELDKIQKPDIFTGFAEDYTAYQSERAALEQVEKQYLYPLEAGLIENVEEGVRNFMEKAKQAGLEKAQAGFKEQWLKYVQEKGVN, encoded by the coding sequence ATGCGGAAGAGAACGGGAAGGCTCATGGCCTTAGCCATGGCCGTGCTGCTTACAGCAAGTGTACTAACAGGCTGCGGAGGAGCCAACAATACACCCATATCGGCTGACGGGGAATCCACGGGAGCCAGCGGGAAGACGACAGATAACGGACTCGATATTTCCAAGAAGGTTACGCTGCAGTTCTATATGCTGGGCGATGCGCCCAAGGACCTGCCGGTGATTGAAGAGGAAATTAATAAGCTGGCCGAGCGTGACCTAAATGCCAAGGTGAAATTTAACTACACCTCCTGGACGGATTGGGATCAGAAATACAAGCTGCTGCTTTCCTCCGGACAGCCGGTGGACCTGATCTTTACGGCCGACTGGACAGGATTCCAGTCTTATGCGAAGAAGGGAGCGTTCCAGCCCTTGGATGAACTGCTTCCTAAGGCCTCGCCCAAGCTGTATGAGTATGTGCCGAAGGACATGTGGGAGGCGGTAAAGGTGGATGGCAAAACCTATACCGTTCCTGCAACCTACAAGGAGTACGTCACCAACGGTTTTGTATATCGTGAGGATTTAAGGAAGAAGTATAATCTGCCGGTGCCCAAAGATATTCCCAGCTATGAGGCCTACATGGACGGAATCAAGGCAAATGAACCGGATATGATGGCTCTTGCCACAACTTCAGACCCCAGCCGCAATCTGATGGATCAATTCAGGGAAATTTCCCACAACCCCATCGGCGGGCCGCTTCCTTATGGGATCGGCATTAAATATGATCAGCCTGGAGAGGTGTATTCCTACTGGGGCTCTGAGGAGCAAATTGAGGACCTGAAGACAGTCAAGCGCTGGGCGGAGAAGGGCTTCTTCCCGAAAAATGTACTGAACCAAAAGGATACGATGCAGGATCAGCTTACCAGTGGCAAAGCAGCCAGTATCCTGGGAGACAATCCGACCCGCTTTAATGATGCGGTGATTAAGCTCGCGACCACTCATCCGGATTGGGAGCTGGGGTATTATCCTTATCCGCTAACCCGTGGATTTGCATCACCCGTTCATCCGATCCACAATGGCTTTGCGGTGCCGAAGAGCAGTAAGAATCCGGAACGCGCTCTGGCATTCTACGAGAAGCTGGTCACGGATAAAGAGTACAATTGGCTGACCGAATACGGGATTGAAGGCAAGAACTTCGAAGTGGATCAGGACGGTTATTACAAAATGCTGGGCGACAAGAACTCCAACGGCTTTGCCCGCGAAGGCATGAACGGATGGGCCTGGCGGAATCCGGAATATATGCTGTTTGACAAGACATTTGACCGGGTGAAGGAGATTTTTGCCGAGCTGGACAAAATTCAGAAGCCCGATATCTTCACAGGCTTTGCCGAGGATTATACGGCGTATCAATCGGAAAGGGCGGCGCTTGAGCAGGTGGAGAAGCAGTACTTATATCCCCTTGAGGCCGGTTTGATCGAGAATGTGGAGGAGGGGGTTCGGAACTTCATGGAGAAGGCCAAGCAAGCAGGGCTGGAGAAAGCACAGGCGGGTTTTAAAGAGCAGTGGCTGAAATATGTGCAGGAAAAGGGGGTGAATTAA